In Trifolium pratense cultivar HEN17-A07 linkage group LG7, ARS_RC_1.1, whole genome shotgun sequence, a genomic segment contains:
- the LOC123894429 gene encoding O-glucosyltransferase rumi-like, with translation MNKDNETYLKLFGGGGSNHQKRCMFSKKAKVTAITTTTVVALFCFVATFCDFAAWNTYIIAGSYQNKYKEQEFPLRCIKGENNETQTCPRDYPTKHNPTNQNSNICPSYFRWIHEDLKPWKEKGVTREMLEGAKRTANFKVVIVDGKLYVEKYRKSIQTRDVFTLWGILQLLRLYPGKLPDLELMFDCEDRPVIHLDNFQGPNASPPPLFRYCSDQWSLDIVFPDWSFWGW, from the exons ATGAACAAGGATAATGAAACATATCTCAAACTTTTCGGCGGCGGCGGTTCTAATCATCAAAAGAGGTGTATGTTCTCCAAGAAGGCTAAGGTTACAGCAATTACCACCACCACTGTGGTTGCCTTGTTTTGCTTTGTAGCCACTTTTTGTGATTTTGCAGCCTGGAATACT tACATAATTGCAGGGAGTTATCAAAACAAATACAAAGAACAAGAATTTCCACTTAGATGCATAAAAGGAGAAAACAATGAGACACAAACATGTCCAAGAGACTACCCTACAAAACATAACCCAACAAATCAAAATAGCAATATTTGTCCTTCATACTTTAGATGGATCCATGAAGATCTAAAACCATGGAAAGAAAAAGGGGTTACAAGAGAAATGTTAGAAGGAGCAAAAAGAACAGCAAATTTTAaggttgtgattgttgatggaAAATTGTATGTGGAAAAGTATAGAAAGTCAATTCAAACAAGAGATGTTTTTACATTGTGGGGTATATTGCAATTATTGAGGTTGTATCCTGGAAAATTGCCTGATTTGGAACTTATGTTTGATTGTGAAGATAGGCCTGTTATTCATTTGGATAATTTTCAAGGCCCAAATGCTTCTCCACCTCCTTTGTTTAGATATTGTTCTGATCAATGGAGCTTAGATATTGTGTTTCCTGATTGGTCCTTTTGGGGATGGTAA